The Hahella sp. HNIBRBA332 genome window below encodes:
- the cysE gene encoding serine O-acetyltransferase, whose product MLAQLKEDIRSVFHRDPAARNAFEVLTCYPGLHALLAHRISHWLWRKGLKWLARFLSTFSRWMTGIEIHPGAKIGRRFFIDHGMGVVIGETAEIGDDVTLYQGVTLGGTSWNAGKRHPTLGNGVVVGAGAKILGPFTVGDNSKVGSNAVVTKEVPPNATVVGIPGRVIVKKTEPEADRRKAMEEKMGFDAYGLSEEMPDPVARSIRAMLDHMQAVDDRLESMCKCLHKLDVEYRNGELPPLKSEDFECVREDK is encoded by the coding sequence ATGTTAGCACAGTTAAAAGAGGACATAAGAAGTGTCTTTCACCGGGACCCGGCGGCCAGAAACGCCTTTGAGGTGCTGACTTGCTACCCCGGTCTGCATGCGTTGCTGGCGCACCGCATTAGTCACTGGTTGTGGAGAAAGGGGTTGAAGTGGTTGGCGCGCTTTCTCTCCACATTCAGTCGGTGGATGACTGGGATCGAAATACATCCGGGTGCGAAAATCGGTCGCCGCTTCTTTATTGATCATGGTATGGGAGTAGTGATTGGGGAGACGGCCGAGATTGGCGACGACGTTACCTTGTACCAGGGGGTAACCCTTGGAGGAACCAGTTGGAATGCAGGCAAACGTCATCCAACGTTGGGAAATGGCGTGGTCGTCGGCGCTGGCGCCAAGATCTTGGGGCCGTTCACAGTAGGGGATAACTCGAAAGTGGGCTCTAATGCCGTGGTAACTAAGGAAGTGCCGCCTAACGCGACAGTGGTCGGCATTCCGGGGCGAGTGATTGTCAAGAAAACAGAGCCGGAAGCGGATCGCCGCAAAGCCATGGAAGAGAAAATGGGCTTTGACGCCTATGGGTTGAGCGAAGAGATGCCTGATCCGGTGGCGCGCTCCATTCGTGCGATGTTGGATCATATGCAGGCGGTAGATGATCGTCTGGAGTCCATGTGCAAGTGCCTGCACAAGTTGGATGTGGAATATCGCAATGGCGAACTGCCTCCTCTGAAGAGCGAGGACTTTGAGTGTGTCCGCGAAGATAAGTAG
- the trmJ gene encoding tRNA (cytosine(32)/uridine(32)-2'-O)-methyltransferase TrmJ → MLENIRIVLVNTSHPGNIGATARVMKNMRLSRLVLVEPDRFPDDDAVSRASGALDVLDGAQVVASLDEAIAGCVLVVGTSARGRSIPWPVRNPRDLADDVHDHVAATEGDVAIVFGREERGLTNEELQRCHLHVHIPSNPDYSSLNVAMAAQVICYELHMRWLLENEENQSYIQRLDGPGDAGWDVEAATADEVERYLAHLEQTLIDIDFHDPENPRQLMSRLRRLYQRARLDKMEINILRGILRSTQKIAGTWQKN, encoded by the coding sequence ATGCTGGAAAACATCCGTATTGTGCTGGTCAACACCTCTCATCCCGGTAATATCGGCGCTACTGCGCGCGTGATGAAAAACATGCGGCTGTCTCGATTAGTGCTGGTGGAGCCAGACCGATTTCCAGATGATGATGCAGTAAGTCGTGCATCCGGAGCTTTAGATGTATTGGATGGCGCTCAAGTGGTTGCGAGTTTGGATGAGGCTATTGCTGGCTGTGTATTAGTGGTGGGAACCAGCGCAAGAGGTCGGAGTATTCCCTGGCCGGTGAGAAATCCTCGGGATCTGGCGGATGATGTACACGATCATGTCGCGGCGACCGAGGGCGATGTGGCGATTGTATTTGGGCGCGAAGAGCGAGGTCTCACCAATGAAGAGTTGCAGCGCTGTCACTTGCATGTACATATCCCTTCAAATCCAGACTATTCGTCCTTGAATGTTGCGATGGCGGCGCAAGTGATTTGTTACGAGCTGCACATGAGGTGGCTGCTTGAAAACGAAGAGAATCAGTCATATATCCAGAGATTGGACGGCCCAGGTGATGCCGGGTGGGATGTTGAGGCCGCGACGGCGGACGAAGTCGAGCGTTATCTGGCTCATTTGGAGCAGACACTGATCGATATCGACTTTCATGATCCGGAAAATCCCAGGCAATTGATGTCGCGACTACGTCGGCTGTATCAACGTGCGCGTTTGGATAAGATGGAAATCAACATTCTGCGAGGCATCCTAAGGTCTACGCAGAAAATAGCGGGAACTTGGCAAAAGAATTAA
- a CDS encoding inositol monophosphatase family protein, whose product MQPMINIALRAIRSSNEQINMILEREELSFTDPEKLKRVIARVDAAFYDNLSRALQRAYPTHQINKKGDLKGNPKGVSWHIMPVHNTASLVRGLSDWCFSLVCKKNDQTEHAIIIFPVTGDEYTASRGGGASLNGKRIRVSGTKDLELSMLSTNILEGIGKREEPAALLEAYAELDKSCFGVRSAHCIPQDLAYLAAGKVDVVILNNINPLETVAGLLIVKEAGALHSDVRGNPLNDRSRSLICCSPKMLKPVSQKAHKLAELLK is encoded by the coding sequence ATGCAGCCAATGATTAATATTGCCTTGCGCGCAATTCGCTCGTCCAATGAGCAGATCAACATGATTCTTGAGCGTGAAGAGTTGTCTTTTACCGATCCGGAAAAGCTAAAGAGAGTCATTGCCCGTGTTGACGCCGCTTTCTACGACAATCTGTCCCGCGCCCTGCAACGGGCCTACCCCACACACCAAATCAACAAAAAAGGCGACCTGAAAGGCAACCCGAAAGGCGTCAGCTGGCACATCATGCCTGTACACAACACCGCCAGCCTCGTACGCGGCCTATCCGATTGGTGTTTTTCACTGGTCTGCAAAAAGAATGATCAGACCGAACACGCTATCATTATTTTCCCCGTAACCGGCGATGAATACACAGCAAGCCGGGGCGGCGGAGCCTCATTGAACGGCAAACGCATCCGAGTCTCAGGTACAAAAGACCTGGAGCTTTCCATGCTATCCACCAATATTCTGGAAGGCATTGGAAAAAGAGAAGAACCTGCAGCATTACTGGAAGCTTACGCAGAATTAGACAAAAGCTGCTTCGGCGTAAGAAGCGCCCACTGCATTCCACAGGACTTGGCTTATCTGGCCGCAGGAAAAGTCGACGTCGTTATATTGAACAACATCAACCCACTTGAAACGGTGGCGGGACTGCTTATAGTCAAGGAAGCGGGCGCTCTGCACAGCGACGTTCGCGGCAATCCGCTGAACGATAGAAGCCGCTCTCTTATCTGCTGCAGCCCCAAGATGCTCAAGCCTGTCTCTCAAAAGGCCCACAAACTGGCTGAACTACTGAAGTAA
- a CDS encoding IscS subfamily cysteine desulfurase produces the protein MKKPIYLDYAATTPVDPRVAEAMSNCLTLDGVFANPASRSHIYGWRAEEMVEKGRRQVADLIGADPREIVWTSGATEADNLAIKGVASRYAEKGRHIITSAIEHKAVLDPCAYLEKQGYDVTYLKPGKDGVVSPQSVKDALRDDTILVSLMHANNELGSVNDIQAIGELLRGHQAFFHVDAAQSVGKLVVDMKTMPVDLLSCCAHKIYGPKGIGALYVRRNPFVGVDAQIHGGGHERGMRSGTLPTHQIVGMGVAFELAGQSLMGEAERLAGLRDRLWRALSVLPEIHLNGSDSQRLPGTLNISFGYVDGESLLMAMRDLAVSTGSACTSASLEPSYVLRGVGVPDELALSSLRISMGRFTQEEDVDVAADVIITAVNKLRELSPAWKAKLGG, from the coding sequence ATGAAGAAACCTATATATCTCGACTATGCCGCCACTACGCCGGTGGACCCCAGAGTCGCTGAGGCGATGAGCAATTGCTTGACGTTGGATGGCGTCTTCGCCAACCCGGCGTCCCGTTCGCATATTTACGGCTGGCGTGCAGAAGAGATGGTGGAAAAAGGGCGTCGCCAAGTGGCGGACCTGATTGGCGCCGATCCTCGGGAGATTGTTTGGACTTCTGGTGCGACAGAAGCGGATAACCTCGCTATTAAAGGCGTGGCGAGTCGTTACGCTGAAAAAGGCCGCCATATCATTACCAGCGCCATAGAGCACAAGGCTGTGCTGGATCCCTGCGCCTATCTGGAAAAGCAGGGTTACGACGTGACTTATCTGAAACCGGGCAAAGATGGCGTCGTCAGTCCGCAGTCAGTTAAGGATGCATTGCGTGACGACACTATTCTCGTTTCCCTGATGCACGCCAATAACGAACTGGGTAGTGTTAACGATATTCAGGCAATTGGTGAGCTGTTGCGTGGGCATCAAGCTTTTTTTCATGTGGATGCGGCGCAGTCCGTGGGCAAGTTGGTTGTCGATATGAAAACCATGCCTGTCGACCTGTTGTCTTGCTGTGCGCATAAAATATACGGGCCTAAAGGTATAGGAGCGCTCTACGTTCGAAGAAATCCATTTGTCGGCGTGGATGCTCAGATCCATGGTGGCGGCCATGAGCGGGGCATGCGTTCCGGTACGCTGCCAACTCACCAAATTGTTGGCATGGGCGTCGCTTTTGAGTTGGCTGGGCAAAGCCTGATGGGAGAGGCTGAGCGACTGGCGGGGTTGCGTGACAGATTGTGGCGAGCGCTCTCTGTATTGCCGGAAATCCACCTGAACGGCTCGGATTCCCAAAGGCTGCCGGGCACATTGAATATCAGTTTCGGATATGTCGATGGCGAGTCGCTGTTGATGGCGATGCGAGATCTTGCGGTTTCAACAGGTTCTGCTTGCACGTCCGCTTCGCTTGAGCCCTCTTATGTGTTGAGGGGAGTTGGCGTGCCGGATGAGTTGGCGCTCAGTTCCCTACGTATCTCTATGGGGCGTTTTACTCAAGAAGAAGATGTTGATGTCGCCGCGGATGTCATTATTACTGCAGTGAATAAATTGCGTGAATTATCTCCTGCGTGGAAGGCCAAGCTGGGCGGTTAA
- the iscR gene encoding Fe-S cluster assembly transcriptional regulator IscR, producing the protein MRLTTKGRYAVTAMLDLALHGDSGPVSLADISARQGISLSYLEQLFAKLRRNRLVSSVRGPGGGYKLARPLGETAVADIIEAVNESIDATRCGRKGDCQGGEICLTHHLWQDLSERIHDYLSSISLEELVSSRAVQEIAERQAERKRAGETGISLVDIG; encoded by the coding sequence ATGCGCTTGACCACCAAAGGCCGCTATGCGGTGACCGCCATGCTGGATTTGGCGCTGCACGGTGATAGCGGTCCTGTTAGTCTGGCGGATATCTCGGCGCGTCAGGGCATCTCGCTTTCATATCTTGAGCAATTGTTCGCCAAATTAAGGCGTAATCGTCTGGTGTCCAGTGTCAGAGGGCCCGGCGGTGGTTATAAGTTGGCGCGTCCACTCGGTGAGACGGCGGTAGCTGACATTATTGAAGCGGTTAACGAATCTATTGATGCGACGAGATGTGGGCGAAAAGGGGACTGTCAGGGCGGTGAAATCTGTCTAACCCACCACTTGTGGCAGGATCTCAGTGAGCGTATTCACGATTACCTCAGTAGTATCAGCCTGGAGGAGTTGGTCTCCAGTCGGGCTGTGCAAGAAATTGCTGAGAGGCAGGCTGAAAGAAAACGAGCGGGCGAAACAGGTATTTCTTTGGTCGATATCGGCTAA